One region of Diabrotica undecimpunctata isolate CICGRU chromosome 6, icDiaUnde3, whole genome shotgun sequence genomic DNA includes:
- the LOC140444112 gene encoding uncharacterized protein, with protein sequence MECNKNIKDSRNQEILTYIKYDGDSLKKYDNKEVKSEIDEHHFKSSYGQESLLDEYCLDDIKIENHVPEDVSNEIKDEIKKEPPDYSIAAPQDIKMEVTKPFTAPKVCLKTYTGKRPYKCEFCSKQLTKLSSLKDHMRIHTGEKLYRCEICSKQFTKLSTLNSHLKVHTGEKPYKCEICSKQVTNQNSLNCHMRIHTGEKPYRCEICSKRFTKLSTLNSHINVHTGKKPYKCEICSKQFTILGNLNIHIKIHTGEKPYKCEICSKQFTHQNSLTYHMRVHTGEKPYRCEICSKQFTNSSNLNCHIKVHAGEKPYKCEICSKQLTKLSSLKDHMRVHTGEKPYRCEICSKQFTILSNLNIHIKVHTGEKPYKCEICSKQFTHQNVLKDHMRVHTGEKPYRCEICSKQFTYLSNLNRHMKVHSDKRPYKCEICSKQFTQINSLNYHMSVHTRERPHKCEICSKQFIHLSNLNSHMKVHSGEKPYKCEICKKQFAHQTNLKRHVKIHSNEKPYKCESFLK encoded by the exons ATggaatgtaataaaaatattaaagattctaGAAACcaagaaatattgacatatattaaATATGACGGAGATTCTCTAAAGAAATATGACAATAAAGAAGTTAAATCTGAAATAGATGAACACCACTTTAAAAGCAGTTATGGACAGGAATCGTTATTAGATGAGTATTGTTTAGatgatattaaaatagaaaaccATGTGCCAGAAGATGTATCTAATGAAAttaaagatgaaataaaaaaagaaccaCCGGATTACAGCATTG CTGCTCCACAGGATATTAAAATGGAAGTTACCAAACCATTCACTGCTCCCAAAGTATGTTTGAAAACATATACTGGTAAAAGACCTTATAAATGTGAATTTTGCAGTAAGCAGTTAACTAAACTAAGTAGTTTAAAGGATCATATGAgaattcacactggagaaaaactttATAGATGTGAAATCTGTAGTAAGCAGTTTACTAAACTAAGTACCTTAAATAGTCATCTAAAAGTTCATACTGGTGAAAagccttataaatgtgaaatttgtagtaaGCAGGTTACTAATCAAAATAGTTTAAATTGTCATATGAgaattcacactggagaaaaaccttatagaTGTGAAATCTGTAGTAAACGGTTTACTAAACTAAGTACTTTAAATAGTCATATAAATGTTCATACTGGTAAAAagccttataaatgtgaaatctGTAGTAAGCAGTTTACTATCCTaggtaatttaaatattcatataaaaatTCATACTGGTGAAAagccttataaatgtgaaatttgtagtaaGCAGTTTACTCATCAAAATAGTTTAACTTACCATATgagagttcacactggagaaaaaccttatagaTGTGAAATCTGTAGTAAGCAGTTTACTAACTCAAGTAATTTAAATTGTCATATAAAAGTTCATGCTGGTGAAAagccttataaatgtgaaatttgtagtaaGCAGTTAACTAAACTAAGTAGTTTAAAGGATCATATGAGAGTTCACaccggagaaaaaccttatagaTGTGAAATCTGTAGTAAGCAGTTTACTATCctaagtaatttaaatattcatataaaagTTCATACTGGTGAAAagccttataaatgtgaaatttgtagtaagcagtttactcatcaaaatgttttaaaagatcatatgagagttcacactggagaaaaaccttatagaTGTGAAATCTGTAGTAAGCAGTTTACCTACCTAAGTAATTTAAATAGACATATGAAAGTTCACAGTGATAAAagaccttataaatgtgaaatttgtagtaaGCAGTTTACTCAAATTAATAGTTTAAATTATCATATGAGTGTTCACACTAGAGAAAGACCacataaatgtgaaatttgtagtaaGCAGTTTATCCACTTAAGTAATTTAAATAGTCATATGAAAGTTCACAGTGGTGaaaaaccttataaatgtgaaatttgtaagAAGCAGTTTGCTCACCAAACTAATTTAAAAAGGCATGTGAAAATTCACAGCAATGAAAAACCATATAAATGTGAAAGTTTCCTTAAATAA
- the LOC140444110 gene encoding uncharacterized protein, with translation MECNKNIKDSRNQEILTYIKYEGDSLKKYNNKEVKSEIDEHHFKSSYGQEPLLDEYCSDDIKIENHVLEDVSTEIKDEIKKEPADYSIAAPQDIKMEVTKPFTAPKVCLKTYTGEKPYKCEICSKQFSQISGLVHHMRVHTGEKPYKCEICSKQFTQTNSLKDHMRIHTGERPYKCEICSKQFTQTNSLKDHMRIHTGERPYKCEICSKQFTHQNSLNCHMRVHTGEKPYRCEICSKQFTYLSNLKSHIKVHTGEKPYKCEICSKQLSKLSSLKNHMKLHTGERPYKCEICSKQFCQIRGLVHHMRFHTGEKPYTCEICSKQFTQTNSLKDHMRIHTGEKPYKCEICSKQFTHQNSLNCHKRVHTGEKPYRCEICSKQFTILGNLNIHIKIHTGEKPYKCEICSKQLSKLSSLKNHMKLHTGERPYKCEICSKQFGQISGLVHHMRVHTGEKPYKCEICSKQFKTNSLKDHMRIHTGEKPYRCEICSKQFTHLSNLNSHIKGHTGEKPYKCEICSKQFTHQKSLNCHMRVHNGEKPYRCEICSKQFTQLSNLNSHIKVHTGEKPYKCEICSKQFTYQTSLNNHMRVHNGEKPYRCEICSKQFTQLSNLNRHIKVHSDKKPYKCEICSKQFINLSNLNSHMKVHSGEKPYKCESFFK, from the exons ATggaatgtaataaaaatattaaagattctaGAAACCAAGAAATATTAACATATATTAAATATGAAGGAGATTCTCTAAAGAAATATAACAATAAAGAAGTTAAATCTGAAATAGATGAACACCACTTTAAAAGTAGTTATGGACAGGAACCTTTATTAGATGAGTATTGTTCAGatgatattaaaatagaaaaccATGTGTTAGAAGACGTATCTACTGAAAttaaagatgaaataaaaaaagaaccaGCGGATTACAGCATTG ctGCTCCACAGGATATTAAAATGGAAGTTACCAAACCATTCACTGCGCCCAAAGTATGTTTGAAAACttatactggtgaaaaaccttataaatgtgaaatttgtagtaagcaatttagtcaaataaGTGGTTTAGTTCATCATATGAGAGTTcacactggtgaaaaaccttataaatgtgaaatttgcagtAAGCAGTTTACTCagacaaatagtttaaaagatcATATGAGAATTCATACTGGAGAAagaccttataaatgtgaaatttgcagtAAGCAGTTTACTCagacaaatagtttaaaagatcATATGAGAATTCATACTGGAGAAagaccttataaatgtgaaatttgtagtaagcagtttactcatcaaaatagtttaaattgtcatatgagagttcacactggagaaaaaccttatagaTGTGAAATCTGTAGTAAACAGTTTACATACCTAAGTAATTTAAAGAGTCATATAAAAGTTCATACTGGTGAAAagccttataaatgtgaaatttgcagtAAGCAATTATCTAAACTAAGTAGTCTAAAGAATCATATGAAACTTCACACTGGAGAAagaccttataaatgtgaaatttgtagtaaGCAATTTTGTCAAATAAGGGGTTTAGTTCATCATATGAGATTTcacactggtgaaaaaccttATACATGTGAAATTTGCAGTAAGCAGTTTACTCagacaaatagtttaaaagatcATATGAgaattcacactggagaaaaaccttataaatgtgaaatttgtagtaaGCAATTTACTCATCAAAATAGTTTAAATTGTCATAAgagagttcacactggagaaaaaccttatagaTGTGAAATCTGTAGTAAGCAGTTTACTATCCTaggtaatttaaatattcatataaaaatTCATACTGGTGAAAagccttataaatgtgaaatttgcagtAAGCAATTATCTAAACTAAGTAGTCTAAAGAATCATATGAAACTTCACACTGGAGAAagaccttataaatgtgaaatttgtagtaaGCAATTTGGTCAAATAAGTGGTTTAGTTCATCATATGAGAGTTcacactggtgaaaaaccttataaatgtgaaatttgcagtAAGCAGTTTAagacaaatagtttaaaagatcATATGAgaattcacactggagaaaaaccttatagaTGTGAAATCTGTAGTAAGCAGTTTACCCACCTAAGTAATTTAAATAGTCATATAAAAGGTCATACTGGTGAAAagccttataaatgtgaaatttgtagtaaGCAGTTTACTCATCAAAAGAGTTTAAATTGTCATATGAGAGTTCACAATGGAGAAAAGCCTTATAGATGTGAAATCTGTAGTAAGCAGTTTACACAGCTAAGTAATTTAAATAGTCATATAAAAGTTCATACTGGCGAAAagccttataaatgtgaaatttgtagtaaGCAGTTTACTTATCAAACGAGTTTAAATAATCATATGAGAGTTCACAATGGAGAAAAGCCTTATAGATGTGAAATCTGTAGTAAGCAGTTTACCCAGCTAAGTAATTTAAATAGACATATAAAAGTTCACAGTGATAaaaaaccttataaatgtgaaatttgtagtaaACAGTTTATTAACTTAAGTAATTTAAATAGTCATATGAAAGTTCACAGTGGTGAAAAACCATATAAATGTGaaagtttctttaaataa